One Artemia franciscana chromosome 6, ASM3288406v1, whole genome shotgun sequence DNA window includes the following coding sequences:
- the LOC136028013 gene encoding WD repeat-containing protein 19-like: protein MEPLFIIEPHSKSSQQRLSWQPNGGNYLAIYGGNMVSVYDRDGNCLDKVDLGGLCQLGVWDSDGDLFAVIYGSSSVLLWNAASRRNHTLEIGLKDVATFVSWAVSQALLAIGTEKGNLLLYSARTGRKIPVLGKHNKRITCGSWSEEFLALGSEDKSLSISTLDGDTIHTLNLRSQPSLIKFTNLKFQESKVKNMNTLSVVIGRKTLLILNLDDYENPQELAFQQKYGMIVGYEWFGDDNIGVAFSNGFFVAVSARNDHIGQELYQSREFSNILNDMSISNTLNRIALIGDDSVKFKDTENLKLPIKSIVVNNENIEFASWSEDGRILAVSSSETGRVYAYMTKLPNLCAAFGPYLLILAGFKKLELHRQSKPGSMSELKIDKEADFLHIGPSYLGFGLGNRVWYFFYEDRKITMVTEKNYNGVVVDVLTNIEYTAVSCSDKVYIHKVESVENDEIQIYPNDEFANFAVTAHALTSTCLIYSLENGNVHFINVTEAVQVTTLNHHCGIVELSVSPSGYLTCFQDTCGNTFIHDFVTNELTKLEFKNIDSFLWEHGEFRRKIFVTVIDKTAKYFAYQEEGEESPYILEVAEQTLGENFVFHLCSAQLFQCGDGGKVITTQTPYHPSRLEKSKKDPERKIRLLINMGEYQRAINLCHEVGCKDKIKEIAENALKMFDFDNAVNAFTQINDIKTAMTIKKFTHLENEFLLKGQVAVVLKKFDTAEAMFLQSDPIYALRLRAALQQWDRALILAKQHSPSEVPLVSYELAKQLEFSGDYLEAKIYYEAALRFELSEEKYSKCLAGLARSLLKCDEFQQGLKYAHKVKEEQQIEEIAEILEEKKHNSEACSFYERAGNWNKAAFLCVHLKLWSKLRDIIKTADSPKIHAFYAKALEQEKDYRNATEHYLKSGDELSAVRILVEKMKDIESAVKVYNNHRNVEIASLIANAYAEAKDIKLAIKYMITAHRRNDAIDLAKKSNCLSIFNELADIDGTTEDFLELAINFELNGNRLEAGKYYAKAKRFDKALSTLLNDISNVECVEEAVRIVVLCKDTYVVDKTITIFRDEPNCQRYLPELYSAKGDFSEAANVAFRLAETEQRNGNYKIARAVLIDSIRRLRASNLSVPLDLIRTLELVHSYLLVRIHLQKSNHLAAAQMLLRVSRSLSKFQRHAVHILTTAVLECQRAGLRKSAYSIAAMLLNSKSKEQIDKKYKLKIENAARKPPREEDQEDEDLTPCPYCGEMCFVTSLACEGCKNTIPMCIATGYHVTKHDLVVSPCCSFPAKQDALVDLVSINNCCPLCETIINVDDIHYADIKDIKF, encoded by the exons ATGGAGCCGCTATTTATTATTGAACCTCACTCAAAGTCTTCACAACAAAGACTTTCATGGCAGCCAAATGGTGGAAATTATCTTGCTATATATGGTGGAAATATGGTATCAGTTTATGACCGCGACGGCAATTGCTTGGATAAAGTTGATCTAGGTGGCTTATGCCAGCTAGGTGTGTGGGACTCCGATGGTGATTTATTTGCTGTTATCTATGGAAGCTCTTCCGTTTTACTTTGGAATGCAGCCAGTCGACGTAACCATACCCTGGAGATTGGACTCAAAGACGTGGCAACTTTTGTATCTTGGGCAGTCAGCCAGGCCTTACTAGCCATAGGTACTGAAAAGGGAAATTTACTGCTATACTCAGCTCGCACTGGGAGAAAAATTCCTGTTTTAGGAAAGCATAATAAGCGAATAACCTGTGGCTCTTGGAGTGAAGAATTTCTTGCACTTGGCAGTGAAGATAAAAGTTTAAGTATTAGCACTCTGGATGGGGATACCATTCATACCCTAAATTTGCGTTCACAACCATCTTTGATCAAATTTACGAACTTGAAGTTTCAAGAATCGAAAGTGAAGAATATGAATACACTGAGTGTTGTAATTGGTAGAAAGACGttattaattttgaacttaGATGATTATGAGAATCCTCAGGAGCTTGCGTTCCAGCAAAAATACGGTATGATTGTCGGCTATGAATGGTTCGGTGACGATAACATCGGCGTGGCATTTTCTAATGGTTTCTTTGTGGCTGTGTCGGCACGCAATGACCATATTGGTCAAGAACTGTATCAATCCAGAgagttttcaaatatattaaatgaCATGTCTATATCTAATACTTTGAATAGAATTGCTTTAATTGGGGATGATAgtgtaaaatttaaagataCAGAAAACTTGAAGCTACCAATAAAATCCATAGTTGTCAACAACGAAAACATTGAATTTGCATCTTGGTCCGAGGATGGTCGGATTTTGGCTGTTTCCAGCAGTGAAACTGGTAGGGTATATGCATACATGACAAAGCTTCCTAACCTATGTGCTGCTTTTGGGCCTTACCTTCTCATTTTGGCTGGTTTTAAAAAGCTTGAGTTACACAGACAATCAAAGCCAGGAAGTATGAGCGAGTTAAAGATTGATAAGGAAGCAGATTTTTTACACATTGGGCCTTCATATTTGGGTTTCGGTTTAGGAAACCGGGTTTGGTATTTTTTCTATGAGGATAGGAAGATAACTATGGTGACCGAAAAAAACTATAATGGTGTGGTTGTTGATGTCTTAACAAATATAGAATACACTGCTGTTTCTTGTAGTGACAAGGTGTATATTCATAAAGTTGAAAGTGTTGAAAATgatgaaattcaaatttatccCAATGATGAATTTGCCAATTTTGCAGTTACTGCACACGCTCTTACATCAACTTGCTTGATTTACTCACTAGAAAATGGGAACGTACACTTTATCAATGTTACTGAGGCTGTTCAAGTGACAACTCTTAACCACCACTGTGGCATTGTAGAATTAAGTGTAAGTCCATCAGGTTACCTGACATGCTTCCAAGATACATGCGGCAACACTTTTATTCACGATTTTGTTACTAATGAACTGACTAAGCTTGAATTCAAAAACATTGATAGTTTCTTGTGGGAGCATGGTGAATTCAGACGCAAGATTTTTGTCACAGTTATTGACAAAacggcaaaatattttgcataccAG gaagaaGGAGAAGAGTCACCGTATATTTTGGAGGTAGCTGAACAAACACTTGGGGAAAATTTTGTCTTTCATTTATGCTCTGCGCAACTATTTCAGTGTGGAGATGGTGGAAAAGTGATTACTACCCAAACCCCTTACCACCCTTCTAGATTGGAAAAGTCCAAAAAAGAtcctgaaagaaaaattagattACTGATCAATATGGGAGAATATCAAAGGGCAATTAATCTTTGCCACGAAGTCGGTTGTAAagacaaaatcaaagaaattgcCGAAAATGCactaaaaatgtttgattttgacaaCGCTGTTAATGCTTTTACTCAGATTAATGACATAAAAACAGCAAtgactataaaaaaatttacacaTCTTGAAAATGAATTCTTATTAAAAGGTCAGGTCGCAGTTGTACTGAAGAAATTTGACACTGCTGAAGCAATGTTTCTTCAAAGTGATCCCATCTATGCACTGCGTCTACGAGCAGCACTTCAACAATGGGACAGAGCACTCATTTTAGCAAAACAACACTCACCTAGTGAAGTTCCTCTTGTTTCTTATGAACTTGCAAAACAGCTAGAATTTTCTGGAGATTATTTGGAAGCAAAAATATATTATGAGGCTGCATTGAGATTTGAGTTATCAGAAGAAAAGTATAGCAAATGCTTAGCAGGTCTCGCCAGATCGCTCTTAAAATGTGACGAGTTTCAGCAGGGGCTAAAATACGCGCATAAAGTTAAAGAAGAACAACAGATTGAAGAAATAGCGGAAATcttagaagaaaagaaacacAATTCTGAAGCTTGTAGTTTTTATGAAAGAGCAGGAAATTGGAACAAAGCTGCTTTTTTGTGCGTCCATTTGAAGCTTTGGAGTAAATTAAGGGATATAATTAAAACAGCTGATTCTCCTAAAATTCATGCATTCTATGCAAAAGCGCTTGAGCAAGAAAAAGATTATAGAAACGCAACagagcattatttgaaaagtgGAGACGAATTATCTGCCGTTAGAATCTTAGTAGAAAAGATGAAAGATATTGAATCTGCTGTAAAGGTTTATAACAATCATAGGAATGTTGAAATAGCGTCTTTAATAGCTAATGCCTATGCTGAAGCGAAAGATATAAAGCTTGCAATCAAATACATGATCACAGCTCACAGGAGAAATGATGCAATTGATTTGGCAAAGAAGTCTAATTGCTTAAGTATTTTCAACGAGTTGGCAGATATAGATGGCACGACAGAGGATTTTCTGGAATTagcaattaattttgaattgaacgGTAACAGGTTAGAAGCAGGGAAATATTATGCAAAGGCAAAAAGGTTTGATAAAGCATTAAGTACGCTCCTCAATGATATAAGCAACGTGGAATGTGTAGAGGAAGCTGTAAGGATAGTAGTTTTATGCAAGGATACTTATGTAGTTGATAAAACAATAACTATTTTCCGTGACGAGCCAAATTGTCAAAGATATCTTCCAGAATTGTATTCAGCAAAAGGAGACTTTTCAGAAGCCGCAAACGTTGCTTTTAGACTTGCTGAAACTGAGCAAAGGAATGGCAACTATAAAATCGCAAGGGCTGTTTTGATAGATTCCATAAGAAGATTGCGGGCAAGTAATTTAAGTGTTCCCCTTGACCTAATTCGAACTTTGGAACTAGTTCACAGCTATTTGCTGGTACGTATACATTTACAAAAAAGCAATCATTTAGCAGCAGCTCAAATGCTACTCCGAGTATCTCGTAGtctatcaaaatttcaaaggcATGCAGTTCATATCCTAACAACAGCAGTTCTTGAGTGTCAACGAGCAGGTCTGCGAAAATCAGCGTACAGTATCGCAGCAATGCTACTAAATTCAAAGTCTAAGGAACAAATTGAcaagaaatacaaattaaaaattgaaaatgctgCTAGAAAACCACCGCGGGAAGAAGATCAAGAAGATGAAGACTTGACACCTTGTCCTTACTGTGGGGAAATGTGCTTTGTCACAAGTTTGGCCTGTGAAGGGTGTAAAAACACTATTCCCATGTGCATTGCAACTGGATATCACGTAACGAAGCATGATTTGGTCGTATCCCCGTGTTGCAGTTTTCCTGCAAAGCAAGACGCTTTAGTAGACCTTGTTTCTATTAACAACTGCTGTCCTTTGTGTGAAACTATCATAAATGTAGATGATATCCATTACGCAGATATTAAggatattaaattttga